The nucleotide sequence CAATAAGTACAATCGCTAAAACAACTAACATACATACTCTATAGAAAGCCTTCTTCATAAAATAACTACCTTCCTTCTGAAAATGCACTCTTCCTCTTTTTCATACACTCCAAAACTCTACTCTCATCTAAATGTTCGATAAGATTAACTCCCCCATGACTTGAAGAACACAAATAATATTTATCCATAACTTTTATAATCAAAATATAATTATCTTTTGAAACACAAGCTCTTGAGATAACCT is from Candidatus Arthromitus sp. SFB-rat-Yit and encodes:
- a CDS encoding flagellar biosynthetic protein FliO; amino-acid sequence: MNVFALILILVILMIVYIKLNFKGMQNQNIFIKVISRACVSKDNYILIIKVMDKYYLCSSSHGGVNLIEHLDESRVLECMKKRKSAFSEGR